ACGATTCAAAATCTAAAATAGGTTTTAACGCGGGGGTTTTTGCCAATATTCCGGTAGCCACAAATTTCAGTATTCAGCCGGAGGTGATCTATAATGACCTAGGCTCTAAAGTAACATATAAAAATAATCTTCCAGTTGTTGGCGAGTACAAAACTGAGTATTCTAGAAATCTTGGATATGTTGCCGTTCCTGTGATGTTCCAGTATAATGTGATTCCAAACCTGTATTTAGAAGCGGGTCCAGAATTTGGTTTCCTTGTAAGTGCAAATGATAAATTGAAAAGCTCAACGAACGGAAATTCCAACGGATCTACCACCACATCTTTAAATAAAGATGATTTTCAGACTTTCAATTTTGGAATCGGGATCGGTGCAGGATATTATTTCACAGATAATTTAGGACTTACAGCGAGATATACCGCTGGTGTAACAGATATTTTCAAAAATAACTCGGGAGATGCCGTAAGAAATAACGTTTTCCAGGTAGGTTTAGCCTTCAAATTCAAATAATACAAAGTTTCTTCATATAACAAATTTTAAAAGCTGTCCATTTCGGGCAGCTTTTTTTTGCGGCTAGATCCTTTCTGAAAAATAAAGACCTGTCAATCAACATCTGCGAAATCTGCGATCCGGGGGAAATTGGAAGTTAGTGCATCAAGTATAAAAGTTGGGGACTAGGCAAAAAAGTTTAGATCACGTAAGATGAAATTTTTTGCTCTCGCAGATTTTGCAAATGATGGAGATTCTTTTCCTTACACTTTAAATATTGAACACAGAGCCCCCAAGTTTTTTGACAACTCCCGTTTTAAGTCTCACCCAACCGTTCTACCTGTAAAAGACCGCAAAGGTTAAACAAAGGAAATCAACGATATCATCTGCGAAAATCTGGCAATCTGCGGGAAATAAAATATTCGTACATTCGTAGCAAATCATTATTTTTAACGCTAAGTTCGTCATGATATTTTTAAATAATATTGTTGATTTTGCATTCGCAAGGGCGTTCTACTCAGCAAATGATAGCCCTGTCATAGCTCTTATTATTTGAACACCAAGTTCTCTAAGGGTCTTTACTAGTAATCGATTTAAGACCCACCAAGCCGTTTTACTGATAAAAGACCGAAAAGTTGAAGCAATAAAAAATCAACAGCAGCATCTGAAAATCTTCCATCTGTGGGAAATTAAAATATTCGTGCATTTGTTGCTAATCATTATTCTTAACGCCAAGTTCGCTAGGATATTTTTTAATGACACTGCTTATTTTCCTTTCGTAACGGCGTTCCATTCAGCAAGTGATAACCCTGTCGTATACTTTTATTATTTTGAATACAAAGTTCTCTGAGTTTCTTTACTTCTACCTGTTTTAAGGCTTACAAAACAAAGTTGCGCTAATTCAAATTAAATTAATTTTATAATTGAGGCAATGCCGTTTTACTGACAATAGTCCCCAGAAACACTCATCTTTAAGCTTATCTTAACATAACCTTATATTTCATTTAACAGTTTGGCAAGAAATTTGATAAGTTGAAGATACATAAAAAAAACATTAAACAGTTATGAAAAAATTATTATTAAGTGCGGCATTACTTGCATGTACCCTTTCATTTGCGCAAACTTTAGGTTTAAAAGCAGGTTTAAATGTCTCCAACATTTCAGGAGGTGACACTAATTCCAAAGCAGGATTTTATGGTGGAGCTTTTCTGAATGTTCCTGTAGCGAAAAACTTCAGTGTTCAGCCGGAAATATTATTCAATGGAGTTGGAGCGGTTTCTGACATTGACTCTAATATGAAGATAAATCTAAGCTATATCTCTGTGCCTATTATGTTTCAGTATAATGCGCTTCCGAATCTTTATCTTGAAGCAGGCCCTCAATTCAGCTTCCTAGCTGGCTCGAAGTTAAAATACAATAATTACTCAGAAAGCGCAAATGATCTGGTGAAAGGTTTTGATTTTGGCATTGGTTTAGGAGCAGGTTATTACATTACTAAAAACATCGGGATTAATGCCAGATATGTTGCAGGTGTAACAGATATTACGAAAAAAATCGAAGGAGAACAAATTGAAGGGAAAAACAATGTATTCCAGGTTGGATTATCTTATAAATTCAAGTAACAAATTTTGATTTCAATAGAAAAGGCCTGGCTTATTTACAGTCAGGTCTTTTCATTTACCATGTCATCCCAATGACCAGGGAGTTGGGTATCATCACCGAAGACTAAGCCATAAAAACATCAACAGCATCATAGCAGACCAAGTACGAAACTGGGGTACCGATCAGAACGTTTTGATTACCTGGATTGAAATTTTCATTTTATTTTTTGCTCTTGCAGATTCTTTTCCTTACACTTTATATATTGAACACGAAGCCCCACCAAGTTTTTTGACAACTCCCGTTTTAAGTCTCACCTAGCCGTTCTATTGATAAAAGTCCACAAAGTTGAAGCAATAAAAAATCAACGATTTCATCTGGAAAATCTGTGCGATCCGTGGGAAATAAAATGAGCGCATTCGTGGCGATTATTTTTTAGCCCTCCATTTTATCTTCGATAAAATCCTTGCGGCTTAAAAACATAGAGTATTAAAAAATATCTTTGCGGCTTTGCGAAAAGCCAACAGCAGCATCTGTAAAATTTGAGGAATCCGAGCCAGCTGCGGGAAATAAAAATATTCGCGCATTCGTGGCTAATAAGTATTTTTAACACTAAGTTCGCAAAGATTTAATTATTTTAATACTGCTGATTTTCCGTTCGCAACGGCGTTCTACTCAGCAAATGATAGCCTTGCTGTATGCTTTTATTATTTGAACACAAAGTCCTCAAAGGTTATTTACTACTACTCGTTTTAAGTCTCACCAAGCCGTTCCATTGATAAAAGTCCACAAAGTTGAAGCAATAAAAAATCAACGATATCATCTGTGGAAAACCTGTGTAATCCATGGGAAATAAAATTCGTGCATTCGTGGCGATTATTTTTCAGCCCTCAATTTTATCTTCGATAAAATCCTTGCGCCTTAAAAGCATAGAGTATAAAAAAATATCTTTGCGGCTTTGCGAAAAAGCCAACAGCAGCATCTGTAAAATTTGAGGAATCCGAGCCATCTGCGGGAAATAAAAATATTCGTGCATTCGTGGCTAATAAGTATTTTTAACACTAAGTTCGCAAAGATTTAATTATTTTAATACTGCTGATTTTCCGTTCGCAACGGCGTTCTACTCAGCAAATGATAGCCTTGCTGTATGCTTTTATTATTTGAACACAAAGTCCTCAAAGGTTATTTACTACTACTCGTTTTAAGTCTCACCAAGCCGTTCCATTGATAAAAGTCCACAAAGTTGAAGCAATAAAAAATCAACGATATCATCTGTGGAAAACCTGTGTAATCCATGGGAAATAAAATTCGTGCATTCGTGGCGATTATTTTTCAGCCCTCAATTTTATCTTCGATAAAATCCTTGCGCCTTAAAAGCATAGAGTATAAAAAAATATCTTTGCGGCTTTGCGAAAAAGCCAACAGCAGCATCTGTAAAATTTGTGGAATCCGAGCCATCTGCGGGAAATAAAAATATTCGTGCATTCGTGGCTAATACATATGCTATTTTTAACGATTTCATTTCATCATCTGATCTCAGCTTCCTTTTTCTACTCTTTTAAATATATCTCCCCATATCGTTATTTTTCACATTTTAATTAAAATTAATTCACAAAAAACAAATTAAACAGGATAATTTATTTATTAAAATATGAAAAAAAGACTATTTTAAACTGTTAAAAAACGCCCGTATCCACATAACAAACAACACATTAACAGTTTGGCAAGCATTTTGCAAAATAACAGCATGTCTGATTAAACGATTAGACAGCATTTAAATAGTAAAATTAAAAAACAAAATTATGAATAAGTTATTTTTAGGAATGGCAATGGTTGCGGGTACCTTAACTTTTGCACAGGAGACACAGGAAGTTAGAACAACAGCATCAGCAGTGAATGTTAATAAGCCTAAAGAGCCTGTACGTTTTGGTATTAAAGGAGGGGGAAATGCAAGTCAGTTCAGCGAGCA
The sequence above is a segment of the Chryseobacterium sp. MYb264 genome. Coding sequences within it:
- a CDS encoding porin family protein produces the protein MKKLILGLAVTASSFAFAQQTTTTSSSPVTFGIKGGMNVSSLSKGADLDDSKSKIGFNAGVFANIPVATNFSIQPEVIYNDLGSKVTYKNNLPVVGEYKTEYSRNLGYVAVPVMFQYNVIPNLYLEAGPEFGFLVSANDKLKSSTNGNSNGSTTTSLNKDDFQTFNFGIGIGAGYYFTDNLGLTARYTAGVTDIFKNNSGDAVRNNVFQVGLAFKFK
- a CDS encoding porin family protein, with the translated sequence MKKLLLSAALLACTLSFAQTLGLKAGLNVSNISGGDTNSKAGFYGGAFLNVPVAKNFSVQPEILFNGVGAVSDIDSNMKINLSYISVPIMFQYNALPNLYLEAGPQFSFLAGSKLKYNNYSESANDLVKGFDFGIGLGAGYYITKNIGINARYVAGVTDITKKIEGEQIEGKNNVFQVGLSYKFK